A window from Trichocoleus desertorum ATA4-8-CV12 encodes these proteins:
- a CDS encoding ChaB family protein, which yields MPYAEVGELPDAVKHHLPKHAQEIFLAAFNHAFSEYQGQEERAFRVAWAAVKRDYEKGNDGNWHRKPD from the coding sequence ATGCCCTATGCAGAAGTTGGAGAGTTACCCGATGCGGTTAAGCATCACTTACCGAAGCATGCTCAGGAGATTTTTTTAGCAGCATTCAACCACGCTTTTTCAGAGTACCAAGGTCAGGAAGAACGCGCTTTTCGAGTGGCTTGGGCGGCGGTGAAGCGAGACTATGAGAAGGGTAATGATGGCAACTGGCATCGCAAGCCTGACTAA
- a CDS encoding YihY/virulence factor BrkB family protein, whose product MNLKAVWMLLRDTVKEWQADKVPLLAAALAYYTIFSLAPLLTIVIAIAGFVFGPDAARNQLDEQIQGLVGAQGADAIQTMIQNAYHPSSGIIATVISVVTLLLGASGVFAQLQDALNTIWEVPPPQDGVKGMVKARATSFAMILVIGFLLLVSLVVSTALATVGNFFGHLIPGLAIFWQVVNFVVSFGVVTLLFALIYHVLPDVKVPWGDVWHGAIVTALLFTVGKWLLGLYLGNSGVASPYGAAGSFVVVLVWVYYSAQILLFGAEFTQVYSKHYGSKWRIARNNAPLETKTDAKLS is encoded by the coding sequence ATGAACCTGAAGGCAGTTTGGATGCTGCTCAGAGATACGGTAAAAGAGTGGCAGGCAGATAAAGTGCCGTTGTTGGCGGCAGCGCTTGCCTACTACACCATATTCTCTCTCGCACCTCTGCTAACTATTGTAATTGCGATCGCAGGTTTCGTTTTTGGTCCTGATGCTGCGCGGAACCAGCTAGATGAGCAAATTCAGGGTTTAGTCGGTGCTCAGGGAGCTGATGCCATCCAGACGATGATTCAAAATGCCTACCATCCTTCCTCTGGCATCATTGCCACTGTGATCAGTGTGGTAACGCTTCTCTTGGGGGCTTCCGGCGTGTTTGCTCAGTTGCAAGACGCCCTCAATACTATCTGGGAGGTTCCACCTCCTCAGGACGGTGTAAAAGGCATGGTGAAAGCGCGTGCTACTTCTTTTGCAATGATCTTGGTGATTGGCTTTTTGCTCCTGGTTTCTTTGGTAGTAAGTACTGCGCTGGCGACGGTTGGCAACTTCTTCGGCCATTTGATCCCTGGCCTCGCCATTTTCTGGCAAGTCGTCAACTTTGTGGTTTCCTTCGGGGTTGTCACGCTCCTATTCGCCCTAATCTACCACGTGCTACCAGATGTCAAGGTGCCGTGGGGTGACGTGTGGCATGGTGCCATTGTGACTGCCTTACTGTTTACGGTTGGTAAGTGGTTGCTCGGCCTCTATCTCGGCAATAGTGGTGTCGCCTCTCCCTACGGGGCTGCGGGTTCTTTTGTAGTGGTTTTAGTCTGGGTCTATTACTCGGCGCAGATTCTGCTGTTTGGGGCTGAGTTTACGCAGGTTTATTCTAAGCACTATGGCTCTAAGTGGCGCATTGCGCGCAACAATGCCCCGCTAGAGACTAAAACGGACGCAAAGCTAAGCTAG
- the bioB gene encoding biotin synthase BioB, translated as MSVTLDRITQIYHQPLPDLLFEAQRVHREHHDPHAVQLCTLSNIKTGLCPEDCAYCSQSVHNQTDLQPQALMNVEEVVSEAKAAKAHGATRFCMGAAWREVKDGPLFDRVLEMVRQIADLNIEVCCTLGMLKPHQAQQLKAAGLTAYNHNLDTSPSYYSQVITTRTYQDRLQTIRAVSEAGISVCCGGILGMGESVQDRLEFLEVLGGLEPVPESIPINCLVPVSGTPLQDTAPVDTIELVRTIATTRILFPQAMVRLSAGRLQMSDELQALCFIAGANSIFTGPVLLTTPNPDHNHDEQMLQRLGMTPKPLSLSTPVTSPSL; from the coding sequence ATGTCTGTAACTCTTGATCGGATTACCCAGATTTATCATCAACCTTTACCAGATCTCCTATTTGAGGCCCAGCGAGTCCACCGGGAGCATCACGATCCGCATGCAGTTCAGCTGTGCACACTCAGCAATATCAAAACTGGCCTGTGCCCAGAGGATTGTGCTTACTGCTCCCAGAGCGTTCACAATCAAACTGATCTCCAACCTCAAGCTCTTATGAATGTTGAGGAAGTAGTATCTGAAGCTAAAGCCGCTAAAGCGCATGGAGCAACCCGCTTTTGCATGGGTGCTGCTTGGCGGGAAGTCAAAGACGGCCCTCTGTTCGATCGCGTATTAGAGATGGTGCGTCAAATTGCTGATTTAAATATCGAAGTTTGTTGTACATTAGGCATGCTGAAGCCGCACCAAGCGCAACAACTTAAGGCAGCGGGTTTGACAGCCTACAACCATAACTTGGATACGTCTCCTTCCTACTATTCACAAGTAATTACAACTCGTACCTATCAAGACCGCTTACAAACGATTCGAGCAGTGAGTGAAGCAGGTATCTCTGTATGCTGTGGTGGTATTCTGGGTATGGGTGAGTCTGTTCAGGATCGCCTAGAATTCCTGGAGGTACTGGGTGGTCTAGAGCCAGTTCCAGAATCTATCCCCATCAATTGCTTAGTTCCCGTGTCAGGCACTCCCTTACAAGACACTGCACCTGTAGACACAATTGAACTAGTCCGGACGATCGCTACCACTCGCATTCTCTTTCCTCAAGCAATGGTGCGCCTTTCTGCGGGTCGTTTGCAGATGAGTGATGAGTTGCAAGCACTTTGTTTCATTGCGGGTGCCAATTCTATCTTTACTGGCCCAGTCCTATTAACCACACCTAACCCAGACCATAACCACGACGAGCAGATGTTACAGCGTCTAGGCATGACTCCCAAACCTCTCTCTCTATCCACCCCAGTCACATCTCCGAGCCTTTAA